One Phoenix dactylifera cultivar Barhee BC4 unplaced genomic scaffold, palm_55x_up_171113_PBpolish2nd_filt_p 000368F, whole genome shotgun sequence genomic window, agagtttttcactatcgaactcgagtcgaataaatcttgacatatgacagacgatggggtttgacgagttgtccatgacctccgtcctgtagggatccacgatagtaggactatatcacatgttaactgcacctagaggttcatcattccattctgctgggtagccactacatgctgctgggtgtcactggtggatggtgggactcatagggattatcttgatgatcgataaaccccaatgagttgagttggaatcgttccaacccattgaaaggagttttcaatgatatagtgatagagatcacaatatatctcactaccagtcagaatagaacctatggggtcacacacactagaagtattgaccgatccgatggttgaaatcgtgattaggaatcacaagaaatcaatttgattgataaaaggttgaagaaggaaaaaggaattaattaattggacttgaaacaagaatcctacttcggataggatacctagagttctaattggattaggactgggattcctacttggaataggattcctcaatcctaatgagattaggaattttgaatctaaatcggattcctacttggagtaggattcctaggaatcctaattggattaggacttcggattcaaatctaatcctaattggattaggactaaatacatcctaatatggattagggtttcttaagtcacaattaattattaatctaatgaatcaataagactcctaattggattaggattgaagagttcaattgagtcaaaattgattcaagttctaattggattaggacttacctagattggatccattggttcacccttgggctaaacctaataggattagggcttgaccacattagggcaatgcaaaccctaatgtggactagggtttaccaagagggaggggcgcccctcccccttgatccattggtgcggcacaagagagggggccggcgccccctctttggaaagatgtctagggctcctacttagtaggaaccctagatggctataaaaggaggtgtgaggccggcgccctaagcatagaagaactcctccttctccttgccgtgagcctccctctcctctcttcttgtgatcagccgcaagcaaggaagaccaaggccaaaggttggcggcatcctcttcctcccttcttccttccaacgcagggaaaagaaagaaggctgcgtggggattcttcttcttcctcttcttcaaccttcttcttcctcctctcaaacactttcaagagttgaaagaaagagaagagatcagccatcaaaggagtctttgcaagggagctagcaccccgggaagacaagaaagctttgatcggttctctacttcgtgtggatacccgtagaggccggacgtttgaacggcttcaagcgaaccctctcccataaccacgaattcagattcgcggtgatcgtctacccgcgcaaggtgaagatttgatcttcctattgttttaaaagctttaattcttacctaattacgaaaggtctcgaaacaagcgttcatgcgatgaacgtcgaacccgtgcatgccgattccgctgccatctgaaaaatttttgaaatatcagcggcatgggcgggttcccaacaattagaactctaggtgtcctactccaagtaggactcttgaaccttatcatataagatcgagcccaattaattaagtccaattgattcaatcaaattgcaatccaattacaaataattccttcttcaactcactaactcttagtgggttaaactaattatcaatcaaattgacaattacaaactattgtgattccaaatcacaatccaaccattagatcgatcagatcctctattgtgtgtgaccccataggttctattctgtctggtagtgagatatgttgtgatccctatcacaatatcattgaaactcctttcaatgggttagaacaattccaactcttctcattcgggttcactgatcatcaagtgaatgcctctgagtctcacaatctaccagtgacacctagcagcatgtagtggcaacccagcagagtagaatagatgaacctctaggtgcagttagcatatgatacaattcctctatcgtggatcccaacaggatggaggtcatggataactcgtcaaaccccatcatctgtcatatgtaaaatttattcgactccagttcgagattggaaaactctttttccaaaaactaccttggccaaggatttacgaactcagtctcataaatcacataggatctctcctaatctatcaaggtcgatagattccatctagatgcacccctactcctgcaatgaacctactgcagctaatctgcaccacaaggacccaaatggatagggcccatgtttatgtgctcgtcaaactacagcaacctcactgtgaatagccgaggcattgcaggtcaaaggaccagtcatacaactgcagcatcaagtaagtcactgacgagtggatagacatccaagtgactacttgctttagtcacgctcagtacccttgttctctaacaagcacttacacaatcactccagtgtccctacactgtggactcaagactcatccatctgactaagtgatctgtgcactaatctcagcggatcgatcaccgtccctcgtgatggatccatcgatcaggagcaattcaggaattaatcaccaatgacacatgcctcaaattctcaactcttgagaatatgcgtcatcatcttattaattccttggacgattcatggacgcataagaacatgaatgaaaagaatgcccatcttaataaattcattattaggtcaagtacaaatttatgtcccaaaataaaataatgcatcagccaaattggcttctagggcatatttctaacaatctcccacttgcactaaagccaatcagccataaatctaagccccatcttctcaagatgtgcttcaattttctgctgacttagcttcttagtgaatgggtctaccacgttgactgtggagtctactctctatgcctctacttatttcttttcgagataGTCGCATATCAGGTTAAActaccgctctatgtgcttagacttctggtgagaccttggctccttagctagtgctatggtgccattgttatcgcagtatagTGTTATAGCAtcggatgacattacacctaattctgcaataaacttcttaatccagaaggtttccactgcacccttagaggtgGCGATACATTCAGTttttaaggtagaatctataatgatcgattgtttggaactcttccaaattACCgaacaccattgcacatattctaatgtagactttctatcatcaaatgtgtgtatccttctacctttaactctgatcttctcctaaagaccaagaacatgtccttagttcttctcaagtacctacgactgttcttcacagctatccagtgctcgttgcctggatttgactgatatatgctcgtgacactcacagcatgtgctctatcaggtcatgtacatagcatggcatacatgaggctccctatagccaaagcataagggatcttgctcatccgctaaatctcttcagatgtgttggggcacatcttcttagagtgatttatcccatgcctaaggagtAATAATCTCCTttcagaggtttccatgccgaacctcttcagcactccctctatgtacatattctgtgataggacaagcatcctcttagatatatctttatagaccttaatttccaaaatatatgatactttcccaaggtctttcatagataatttcttagacaaccataccttgaccttagttagcatgggaatatcattcccaacaagaaggatatcatccgcgtacaatacgagaaatacaatagccctcccactaaccttcttataaacacatggttcctcttcgttcttgatgaaatcaaatgatttgattacatcgttgaaatgagtttttcaactccgagatgcttgctttagtccatagatggatatttgcagtttacagaccttgtgatcaccatcacaatatcatgatatgctgcaacagcgagcaatatttgaatagacttcagcatggctacaggtgaaaaggtatcctgataatCAATGCCTTCGTATCGATTATaacctttcgctactagccttgccttacaGGTCTCTATCTAGCCATTCAAACCTTTTTGTCCTTTTGTAAATCTAATTAcaaccaataggtactataccttctggtggatctactaaggtccagacttggttggaatgcatggagtccatctctgacttcattgcttccaaccattgctcagaatcgatgtctaacatcgcctcgttgtaggtattgggatccttaccttgatccctatctcccatggaacacttcctcttcatcctctgtaagcatacctaagtacctttcaggaggatggaagatcctactaaacttacgaggtggaggagatacaacatgtactggctcaatacgaataggttctataggcacaatgacttgttgctcttcagagactttctcttcgagctcaatttttctcccactgcctctatcaaggataaactatttttcaatgtagattgcatgtcggctcacaaacactttgtgatccattGGGACGAAAAAAtcatatcctaatgactctttaggatatccaataaaacgagtATTAATTGtcttatcctctaacttgtccgcctgttgtcgcttgatgtgggccggacatccccaaatcttgagataactaagacttggcttcttaccatgtcatatctcatacggtatggtaggaacagatttagaggaaactctattcaataagtaaatagctgaaaatagggtatctctctaaagaaacaaggataaatcagtgaagctcatcatggacctgaccatatccaatagggtctgattcccCCTCTCAGACACCCCGTTGAGCTGAGATGTaccaggaggggtccattgtgaaactataccattcttcttgagataatctcggaactctccactaagatGTTTACCTTCTCGatccgatcgaagaaccttaatgagttttcctatttgtttttctacttcatatccgaactctttgaacttttcaaaagcttcagatttgtgtctcatacacatatcaataccgtgagtaatcatcggtaaatgaagtaaacaattatttttcctagcttgcacatcgaatgggccacacacgtcagtgtgtactagggtaagcatttcagtggacctctttccgtgtcctacaaaggataatttggccatctttccttgaaggtaggattcacaaatcggatatgacttggaagtcaatgagccaaaagcccatgtttttccaatttgtttattctgtcttctcctatatggccaaacctgaggagccacaaatactttagatttatctcatctctagatcttttggatcctatggtactcactatttgctcagataatttcacaggtacatccaaatgtaagtgatagagactgtcaatcataaaccatggggaaccaatttatttctcaaataaatggaacaacagtcttataaaaatctttttgtgctaaacaagatacaaaaatcaaatttctgctagcagtaggtaacagttcctaagtatcctgagcatatctgacataccttcttaaggtgtgtcatcctttcttgttttttatgcttcccatgtatgtaggacagttcctcttgcaATGGCCGTCCACAATGCAATGAAAACACTTTCCCTTGCAATCGacccttttcttggaactttcttacttggccttttctcgattttctgcttcttcgcaggcttcttcttcttccaggtagactctctcttggaagtagaagccaactcgacagcgaaaactgtgccccttgaactcttcaaggtttctaaggtagttaccaatttatttaacaattctgttttggtgcatacagtcttgtttatatgatagtttactataaactgttcatatgaagctggaagggattgcgggatcaaatccgtttgcaattccttgtgcatggtcatgccgagcttctcaagctcctcaaaatcctttatcatggtcaaactatGATTATGGACGAACTGCCCTTCGcgtatcttggccttgaagagccttttaGACACTTCAAACCATGCAGCGTGACTCTGTTCACCCTACAACTCTTGCATGTGATTCAATATATCcccggcagtcttcatgttctcatgctggcattaaagTTCATTGGACATTGATGCCATTATATAACACCtaattttattgtcattgttcgtccacttgtcatgcatcttatgctgatcagtgatcaGACGGACTGGTAACgcagaaaattcatggtctagcaCACACCCTAATTtcacacaattcaaaactattttgaaattgcagagccagtctttataattgggtttggtcaaacggtggttctttaggatatgagttaagagtttggaagctgactttataatcctcagagagtaaagattctagttagaattttgtacttgaactctatttgttttaaggacatttaaaacaaacacctcccactattttctcgaatctcttacactcctccggtagagaaacggaaacctgcgactctagatttcaagtggggtgctacggtcccaccaatttacatgccacctcacctaacagttattgatgacacataaatgataagtgtacaactctttgtacaatgcttctcaagcaagttgtagcctacttggtctccaagtcataagaacctcacctaacagttattggtcccgttccttggttaagtcagacccaccgtaattcccgcagaagtaaagtcgtcattgggccctcacctaacagttattggtacccaaccccacctctaccccacaacatctcatgccaatagagaggtccagtctcccgatacaacttgcccactgtatccagccgagacaaatcaacgccggaaagaccttagcaactctactacggtggaagaccttaaGACTTTAATAGTAATATTAGGTAATCTAGTGATtcatttattaatttaatagTAATAGAAATACATGTCCTACCGAGACAGAATTTGTAACTTGCTATCCTCTTGCCTAGCAGGCAAAGATTTACCTCTGTTCAAAGACTGATTCATTCGGATCGACATGAGGGTCCAACCCATTGCATTGCTACCGCGGGCCTTACGCAATCGATCGGATCATATAGATATCCCTTCAACACAACATAGGTCATCGAAAGGATCTCGGACGACTCACCAAAGCACGAAAGCCAGGTCAGAAAATGGATTCCTATTCGAAGAGTGCATAACCGCATGGATAAGCTCACGCCAACCCGTCAATTTTGGATCCAATTCGGGATTTTCCTTGGGAGGTATCGGGAAGGAATTGGAATGTAATAATATCGATTCATACAGAAGAAAAGGTTCTCTATTGATTCAAACGCTATACCTATGGGATAGGGATAGAGGAAGAGGAAAAAAACCGAAGATTTCACATAGTACTTTTTTTTGATCGAAAAATCAATCTGATTGATTTCGTACCCTTCGCTCGATGAGAAAATGGGTCAGATTCTACAGGATTAACAAACCTATGGGACTTAAGGAATGATGGAaaggaataaaaagaaaagagagggaaagaaaatcgaaatgaaataaagaataaagcaaaaaaaaataagtaaatagaaaaaaataagtaGAAGATGGAAGAGCCCAGATTCCAAATGAACAAATTCAAACTCGAAAGAGATCTTTCTGATTCTCGAAGAATGAGGGGCAAAGGGATTGATCGAGAAAGATTTCTTGTTCTTATTATAAAATCGTGATTTGATCCgcatatgtttggtaaaaagAATAATCTTCCCCTTTGATCATAAATGGAAAGTGTTCAATTGGAACATGAAAACGTGACTGAATTGGTCTTAGTTACTCTTCGGGACGGagtggaagaagggaggagattCTCGAACGAAGAAAAGGATCCAATTACTTCGAAAGAATTGAACGAGGAGCCATATGAGGTGAAAATCTCATGTACGGTTCTGTAGAGTGACAGTAAGGGTGACTTATCTGTCAACTTTTCCACTATCACCCCCAAAAAACCAAACTCTGCCTTACGTAAAGTTGCCAGAGTACGATTAACCTCTGGATTTGAAATCACTGCTTATATACCTGGTATTGGCCATAATTTACAAGAACATTCTGTAGTATTAGTAAGAGGAGGAAGGGTTAAGGATTTACCCGGTGTGAGATATCACATTGTTCGAGGAACCCTAGATGCTGTCGGAGTAAAGGATCGTCAACAAGGGCGTTCTAGTGCGTTGTAGATTCTTATCCAAGACTTGTATCATTTGATGATGCCATGTGAATCGCTAGAAACATGTGAAGTGTATGGCTAACCCAATAACGAAAGTTTCGTAAGGGGACTGGAGCAGGCTACCATGAGACAAAAGATCCTCTTTCTAAAGAGATTCGATTCGGAACTATTATATGTCCAAGGTCCAATATTGAAATCATTTCAGAGGTTTTCCCTTACTTTGTCCGTGTCAACAAACAATTCGAAATACCTCGACTTTTTCAGAACAGGTCCGAGTCAAATAGCAATGATTCGAAGCACTTCTTTTTACATTACACTATTTCGGAAACCTAAGGACTCCATCGTATGGATATGTAAAATACAGGATTTCCAATCCTAGCAGGAAAAGGAGGGAAACGGATACTCAATTTAAAGTGAGTAAACAGAATTCCATACTCGATCTCATAGATACATATAGAATTCTGTGGAAAGCCGTATTCGATGAAAGTCGTATGTACGGCTTGGAGGGAGATCTTTCATATCTTTCGAGATCCACCCTACAATATGGGGTCAAAAAGCCAAAATAAGTGATTTGTTTTTAGCccttataaaaagaaaactgattCTTGAACCTCTTTCACGCTCATGTCACGTCGAGGTACTGCAGAAGAAAAAACTGCAAAATCCGATCCAATTTATCGTAATCGATTAGTTAACATGTTGGTTAACCGTATTATGAAACACGGAAAAAAATCATTGGCTTATCAAATTATCTATCGAGCCGTGAAAAAGATTCAACAAAAGACAGAAACAAATCCACTATCTGTTTTACGTCAAGCAATACATGGAGTAACTCCCGATATAGCAGTAAAAGCAAGACGTGTAGGCGGATCGACTCATCAAGTTCCTATTGAAATAGGATCTACACAAGGAAAAGCACTTGCCATTCGTTGGTTATTAGGGGCATCCCGAAAACGTCCGGGTCGAAATATGGCTTTCAAATTAAGTTCCGAATTAGTAGATGCTGCCAAAGGGAGTGGCGATGCCAtacgcaaaaaggaagagactcATAGAATGGCAGAGGCAAATAGAGCTTTTGCACATTTTCGTTAATCCATGAACAGGATCTATATAGACACATAGATCCATGGATCCATACATCTCGATCGGAAAAGAATCAATAGAAAAAGAATCGGACGATATCTTTCTcgaaacaaacaaaaaggaaaagaaagatgaaACATAAATCATGATCAACTAAGCCCTCTCGGGGGCTTGCTTAAGAATAAGAAAGAGGAATCTTATGGAAATATCATGGAATAAGATTTGATCTATTCATGGGGATTCCGTAAATATCCCATTCCAAAAATAGAAAGTTCGAAACAATTGGGACTTTTTCGGAGATTGGATGCAGTTACTAATTCATGATCTGGCATGTACAGAATGAAAACTTCATTCTCGATTCTACGAGAATTTTTATGAAAGCGTTTCATTTGCTTCTCTTCCATGGAAGTTTCATTTTCCCAGAATGTATCCTAATTTTTGGCCTAATTCTTCTTCTGATGATCGATTCAACCTCTGATCAAAAAGATAGACCTTGGTTCTATTTCATCTCTTCAACAAGTTTAGTAATAAGCATAACGGCCCTATTGTTCCGATGGAGAGAAGAACCTATAATTAGCTTTTCGGGAAATTTCCAAACGAACAATTTCAACGAAATctttcaatttcttattttactATGTTCAACTCTATGTATTCCTCTATCCGTAGAGTACATTGAATGTACAGAAATGGCTATAACAGAGTTTCTGTTATTCGTATTAACAGCTACTCTAGGAGGAATGTTTTTATGTGGTGCTAACGATTTAATAACTATCTTTGTAGCTCCAGAATGTTTCAGTTTATGTTCCTACCTATTATCTGGATATACCAAGAGAGATGTACGGTCTAATGAGGCTACTACGAAATATTTACTCATGGGTGGGGCAAGCTCTTCTATTCTGGTTCATGGTTTCTCTTGGCTATATGGTTTATCTGGGGGGGAGATCGAGCTTCAAGAAATAGTGAATGGTCTTATCAATACACAAATGTATAACTCCCCAGGAATTTCAATTGCGCTTATATCCATCACTGTAGGAATTGGGTTCAAGCTTTCCCCAGCCCCTTTTCATCAATGGACTCCTGACATATACGAAGGAGTGCGGTTCGTTCGACAAATTCCTACCTCTATATCTATCTCTGAGATGTTTGGATTTTTCAAAACTCCATAGACATGCAGAAGAGAAATGCTATCCCCACTCGGACCAAGACATaacttttaccaaaaaaaagtttATTGTGATCTTTTTGTTCAAATAACAATTAAGGTGAAGCAGGGTCAGGAACAACGAATCTCTTTATGATAAACAGATCCATTTTGCAAGTTCGTTATTACGGGTAGTTCCTACAAAGGATCGGACTAATAACGTATACAATGCTTGAATTATCGATGTAGATGCTACATAGTTGGTTCTCATCCTTCAGAGACTACGAGTATAATAGGAGCATCCGTTGACAAAAGGATCACCCTAAGATGATCATCTCATGGCTATCGAGAACGAATCAAATCAGATGGTTCTATTTCTCAATCTTTCTGACTTGCTCCTACGGAACCAAGGTCGAAAGGATTGAAAAAGTCAGTCATTCACAACCACTGATGAAGGATTCCTCGAAAAGTTAAGGATTAGTAATCCTTTTTAGAAATCGAATGGATTCGGTCTTATACATACGCGAGGAAGGtaatcaaaaaagaaagaagatgagttcagttcttctttcttttatcaCTTAGGAGCCGTGCGAGATGAAAGTCTCATGCACGGTTTTGAATGAGAGAAAGAAGTGAGGAATCCTCTTTTCGACTCTGACTCTCCCACTCCAGTCGTTGCTTTTCTTTCTGTTACTTCGAAAGTAGCTGCTTCAGCTTCAGCCACGCGAATTTTCGATATTCCTTTTTATTTCTCATCAAACGAATGGCATCTTCTTCTGGAAATCCTAGCTATTCTTAGCATGATATTGGGGAATCTCATTGCTATTACTCAAACAAGCATGAAACGTATGCTTGCATATTCGTCCATCGGTCAAATCGGATATGTAATTATTGGAATAATTGTTGGAGACTCAAATGATGGATATGCAAGCATGATAACTTATATGCTGTTCTATATCTCCATGAATCTAGGAACTTTTGCTTGCATTGTATCATTTGGTCTACGTACCGGAACTGATAACATTcgagattatgcaggattataCACGAAAGATCCTTTTTTGGCTCTCTCTTCAGCCCTATGTCTCTTATCCCTAGGGGGTCTTCCTCCACTAGCAGGTTTTTTCGGAAAACTCCATCTATTCTGGTGTGGATGGCAGGCGGGCCTATATTTCTTGGTCTATTTATCTATCTCTTGACTCGAAATGGGAGCAGGTTTGAAAAAGGATCTTAGAGTGTCTAGGGTTGGGCCAGGAGCGTCTCTTAacgccttcttttttcttcccatcggaagttatttcacaaagaCTTGCCATggtaagggagaagggggaacagGCACACTTGAAGAGCGCAGTACAACGGAGAGTTGTATGCTGCGTTCGGGAAGGATGAATCGCTCCCGAAAAAGAATCTATTGATTCTCTCCCAATTGGTTGGATCGTAGGTGCGATGATTTACTTCACGGGCGAGGTCTCTGGTTCAAGTCCAGGATGGCCCAGCTGCGCCAGGGAAAAGAATAGAAGAAGCATCTGACTCTTTCATGCATACTCCACTTGGCTCGGGGGGATATAGCTCAGTTGGTAGAGCTCCGCTCTTGCAATTGGGTCGTTGCGATTACGGGTTGGATGTCTAATTGTCCAGGCGGTAATGATAGTATCTTGTACCTGAACCGGTGGCTCACTTTTTCTAAGTAATGGGGAAGAGGACCGAAACATGCCACTGAAAGACTCTACTGAGACAAAAAGATGGGCTGTCAAGAACGTAGAGGAGGTAGGATGGGCAGTTGGTCAGATCTAGTATGGATCGTACATGGACGATAGTTGGAGTCGGCGGCTCTCCTAGGGTTCCCTCATCTGGGATCCCTGGGGAAGAGGATCAAGTTGGCCCTTGCGAATAGCTTGATGCACTATCTCCCTTCAACCCTTTGAGCGAAATGTGGCAAAAGGAAGGAAAATCCATGGACCGACCCCATCGTCTCCACCCCGTAGGAACTACGAGATCACCCCAAGGACGCCTTCGGCATCCAGGGGTCACGGACCGACCATAGACCCTGTTCAATAAGTGGAACGCATTAGCTGTCCGCTCTCCGGTTGGGCAGTAAGGGTCGGAGAAGGGCAATCACTCGTTCTTAAAACCAGCATTCTTAAGACCAAAGAGTCGGGCGGAAAAAGGGGGAGAGCTCTCCGTTCCTGGTTCTCCTGTAGCTGGATTCTCCGGAACCACAAGAATCCTTAG contains:
- the LOC120105784 gene encoding NAD(P)H-quinone oxidoreductase subunit 2, chloroplastic isoform X1, which produces MIWHVQNENFILDSTRIFMKAFHLLLFHGSFIFPECILIFGLILLLMIDSTSDQKDRPWFYFISSTSLVISITALLFRWREEPIISFSGNFQTNNFNEIFQFLILLCSTLCIPLSVEYIECTEMAITEFLLFVLTATLGGMFLCGANDLITIFVAPECFSLCSYLLSGYTKRDVRSNEATTKYLLMGGASSSILVHGFSWLYGLSGGEIELQEIVNGLINTQMYNSPGISIALISITVGIGFKLSPAPFHQWTPDIYEGSPTPVVAFLSVTSKVAASASATRIFDIPFYFSSNEWHLLLEILAILSMILGNLIAITQTSMKRMLAYSSIGQIGYVIIGIIVGDSNDGYASMITYMLFYISMNLGTFACIVSFGLRTGTDNIRDYAGLYTKDPFLALSSALCLLSLGGLPPLAGFFGKLHLFWCGWQAGLYFLVYLSIS
- the LOC120105785 gene encoding 30S ribosomal protein S7, chloroplastic codes for the protein MSRRGTAEEKTAKSDPIYRNRLVNMLVNRIMKHGKKSLAYQIIYRAVKKIQQKTETNPLSVLRQAIHGVTPDIAVKARRVGGSTHQVPIEIGSTQGKALAIRWLLGASRKRPGRNMAFKLSSELVDAAKGSGDAIRKKEETHRMAEANRAFAHFR
- the LOC120105784 gene encoding NAD(P)H-quinone oxidoreductase subunit 2 B, chloroplastic isoform X2, whose translation is MIWHVQNENFILDSTRIFMKAFHLLLFHGSFIFPECILIFGLILLLMIDSTSDQKDRPWFYFISSTSLVISITALLFRWREEPIISFSGNFQTNNFNEIFQFLILLCSTLCIPLSVEYIECTEMAITEFLLFVLTATLGGMFLCGANDLITIFVAPECFSLCSYLLSGYTKRDVRSNEATTKYLLMGGASSSILVHGFSWLYGLSGGEIELQEIVNGLINTQMYNSPGISIALISITVGIGFKLSPAPFHQWTPDIYEGVRFVRQIPTSISISEMFGFFKTP